The nucleotide window GTCGACGAACCAGTCGCCCGCCGCCCCGGACCCCGCCCCCGCATCCACGAGGCCGGCGCCCGCGTCGCCGCCCCCCGATTCGCCGCAGCCGGCGGCCAGCGCGACACAGATTCCCAGCAACGCGGCCCGTATCGTCACTACGGCTTGGCAGTCTAGGAGCTTGCGCCGCAGAAAGCAACGAAGTGCGTTCTACGGGCGTCGGCGCCTGGAAGCTCACAGCGGCGACCGGCTCGGACGCCCCTGTTCGTAGCGCGCGAGGTTGGCGGCGAGACCGCGCGCGCGGGGCGCCTGCCCCGCCTGCTGCGCCGCCGCGATGGCGCGCCGCTGCCAGGTCGCCGCCTCGTCGTACCGTCCCAGCTCGGCGTACACCATGGCCCGGGTCTCGTACGTCTCGATGCTCGTGTCTCCGCGGAGCCGCTCGTCCATCAGCGCCAGCGCGCGCTCGCCGTCCCGCACCCGCGCGTCGGGCGCCGCCGCCAGTACCCGCAGCAGCAGGTTGGTCAGCAGCGCATGGCCGGGGTGCACGAGCTGCGCCCGCTCGAGCCAGTCGCGCGCCTCCCGATGCCGTCCGAGCTGGACGAGCGCCACCCCCCGCCCCATCCACGCCTGGTCGGAGGCCGGATCCGCCTCGACCACTCGGGCGAACTCCTCGGTGGCGTCACCGAGCCGCCCGGCGAGGCTCAGCGTGTCGGCCAGCGCCATCCGCGCGTCCACGTAGCCGGGACGGCGCTCGATCGCGGCCTCGTAGCGCGCGATGGCCTCGCCGTAGCGGCCGTCCCGCGCCAGCAGCTCGCCAAGGCTGAAGTGCGCGTCGGCGAGGTCCGGCGCCACCGCCAGCGCCGCCTCGAACTGCGCCGCCGCGCCGCGGATATCGCCCGCCATGCTCAGCGCCACGCCGAGACGGTGCCGCAGGGTCGGATCGTCGGGCGTCAGCGCGAGGCCGTCCCGGAACGCCTCGGCCGCCTCGGCGTGACGGCCCGCGCTCAGTGCACGCGATCCGCGCCGCTCGTGGGCCAGCGGGCTGTCCAGCAAACCGGTCGACTGCTGGAGCAACGGGTCGGGCAGCGCGGGCGCCCCGCCGCCCCGCTGCCGCAGATACTGCTCGGCCAGCTCCAACCGGCCGAGATCGCGGTACGCCATGCCGAGGCTGTAGTGGAGGCTCGTCGCCGCCGGGTCGACGGCCAGGGCGCGCTCCAGGTAGGTGACGGCGCGCGCCGCGTCGCCGCCCGCCAGCGCGGCCCGACCGATGCCGGCGAGGACCGCGGGCGAGGCAGGCTGCAGGGCCAGGGCCCGGTCGTACACCCCCTCGGCCGCCGCCGGCTCTCCCTGATCGAGGTACATCTCCCCGAGCCAGACCAGGGCCGGCAGGTTCGAGGGATCGAGCGCGGCCACGTGGCGGAAACGCTCGAGCGCCCGTCCCCGCTGTCCCGTCAACTGGTACAGGTGCGCCAGGTAGTACGGCCAGCGCACCGCGTCCGGCGCTCCCGCCTGCGCGTGCAGGTAGGCGTTCTCGGCGGCCTCGTAGAATCCCACCGCCTGCAGCACCAGCCCGAACTCGCCGTATGCCTCCGCCAACGCAACCGGTGACGCTGCTCCGTCACCCTCGAGCGCAAGCACGGCCGCTTGCCGCCCGCGGACCTGATCCTGCACCGCCGGCTCGAGCCCCGCCAGCCGGGGCAGCACGACCGGCGGAGGCGGCGTTTCCCCTGCCACCGAAGCCGGCTCGTCGGAAGCGGCGCAACCAGCGAGCGCCGCGGCGGCCAACGCGATCGAGATGGCGGCGATCATGGCTGCCGGCCTTCTCCTTCCGTCAGCGTCGTGTACCGCCCGCTCGGCAGGCCGTCCCATTCCTCGACGCCGCCGCTCGGCCAGATGACCCGCACGCTGGGCGAGCCCGCCCGTTCCCCCAGACCGACGATGACGCGCGGGTCGTTGGCCGACGCGTAGCTCCCGTCCGCGCGGGCGCGGCGCCAGCGCGTCGCGCCGTCCGGCATGACCACCTCCACCCGCGCCCCGAGCATGTCGCGCTGCGTCTCGCGTCCCACCAGCCGCAGGCCGATCCATCGGCGCCGGTGCCCGACCTCGTTGACGAGCAGACGCACCGGACCCGCGCCGTTGGCGATGAGCACGTCGGTATCCCCGTCGTTGTCGACGTCGCCGAACGCCGCGCCGCGGCTCACCTCCGACAGGGCGAACGCCGCGCCGGCGCGGGCCGTCACGTCCTCGAACCGCTCCCCGCCGCGGTTGCGGAACACCTGGTTCCGCTGCTGCAGGGCGAACGGGTTGTCCGGTCCGTACGCCTCCAGATCCAGCGTCACCGTGCCGTTGACCGCGATCACGTCCAGCCAGCCGTCGTTGTCGACGTCGAGCCACCCGGCCCCGAAGCCGGTGTAGGGCAGGCTGGCGGCGCGTATGCCCCGGCCCGCGCTCTCGTCCCTGAACATCCCGCCGTCGTTGACGTACAGGGTGCTTCCCTGGCCCGTCAGCTCGGTAATGAACAGATCCTCGTCGCCGTCGTTGTCGAAATCGCCGGCGTCGACGCCCATGTCGGCCTTGGCCACGCCGGTGGCGCCGAAGGCGGTACCCCACAGCAGCGCGCGGTTCCGGAAGGTGCCGTCACCCTGGTTGATCCACAACTGGTTGTCCTGCTGGTCGTTGGCGACGAACAGGTCGAGCCAGCCGTCGTCGTCGAAGTCGGCGGCCGACGCGCCGAGCCCCGGCCCGTACTCGCGTCCCATGCCGGCCTCGAACGTCACGTCGGCGAACGTGCCGTCGCCGCGATTGCGATACAGGCGATCCGGCTGCGGCGGACTGACCTCCGGGGGACAGTAGTCGGCCGGGCCCGACTGCGCGTAGCACTGCCAATGGGTCTCGATGCTGTAGTTCAGGTAGTTGCCGACGAAAAGGTCGAGCCGGCCGTCGCGGTCGTAGTCGAAGAAGGTGGCGGGCACGCTCAGACCGGCATCGCCGGTGCCGGTCTCCGCCGTGGCGTCGATGAACGTCCCGTCGCCCCGGTTGCGAAACATCTGGTTCGGCCCGAACCGCGTGGTGTAGATGTCGATCCAGCCGTCGTTGTCGTAGTCGCCGGCGGCCACTCCCATGCCGTACCCGCGGGAGGCGATGCCGGCCTCCCCGGTCACGTCGGTGAACGCCAGCCGCCCGTCGCCCCCGGGTCCCGTGTCGAGATCGTTACGGAAGAGGCGGTCCCCGGGAGGCTGGTCCGGGGGCGGCGCCAGTAGCGCCTCACCGTCCCCGAGCGTCCCTCCCTGCACGACATAGACGTCGAGGTCGCCGTCGTTGTCGTAGTCGAGGAACCCGACGCCGGGCCCCATCATCTCCGGCTGGTAGAAGCTGCCCGTCATCCCGTTGGCGTGGACGAAATCGAGCCCCGACTCCGCGGCCCGGTCGACGAACCAGTCGCCGTCGTGCTCGATGGGCAGAACCGCGGGAGCGCTCGTCCCGGCGGTCTCGCGAGGAGCTGTCGTTTCCGCCCCGCAGGCGGCCAGCCAACCGGCAAGAGCCAGCCCCCCCGCGTGGCAAGCGCACCGTACGGTCATCGTGTCATGGTAGATCGACCCACCCGATCAGCCGCAACCGACGGCCCGATGGCACGCATCATGCGTCTTTTCCCAAGCATCGAATCGCGCCGCGGCCTCGTTGCCCCCCGGCGGCGCACGTGCAATCATTTAGGCGCGGGCAACAACCCGAGCCCGGAGAAGACCGCAGCATGCAGTTCTTCCGCAACATCTGGCCCGTCGTCGTCATCGTCGCCACCATCGCCGGCGCCGCCTGGACCGCGGCCTGGAGCGTCAGAGACTTCATGACGACACAGATCGCCGCGAGTGAAGCCCGCCTTTCGGCGCAGATCGCAGCCACCGAGACCCGGCTGACGGCGCGAGTCGCGACGACCGACAGCCGCCTCACCGAACAGATCGCGGCGACCGACAGCCGCCTAACCGAACGGATCGCGGCGACCGACAGCCGCCTAACCGAACAGATCGCGGCGACCGACAGCCGCCTCACCGAACAGATCGCGGCGACCGACAGCCGCCTCACCGAACGGATCGTGGCGACCCACAACCGGCTTGCCGCGCAGATAGCTACGACCGACAACCGCCTTGCCGGGCAGATTGCCGCGACCCACGATCAGCTCACCGCGCAGATTGCTGCGACCGACGACCGGATCCCCACTCTCGATGACCGGCTCACGGCGCAGATTGCGGAAGCCGAGACCCGTCTCACCGAACAGATCGGTGAGCTCCGCGTGCTGATCGTCGACCACCTCGAAGCTCACGCCAACCCCCGTTGACCGGCTGCACGCTGCGCGAGACCGCCGGGGGCCACACCCGGATCTCGACCCACGCTGTGCGCCCAAAAAGG belongs to Acidobacteriota bacterium and includes:
- a CDS encoding CRTAC1 family protein, whose amino-acid sequence is MTVRCACHAGGLALAGWLAACGAETTAPRETAGTSAPAVLPIEHDGDWFVDRAAESGLDFVHANGMTGSFYQPEMMGPGVGFLDYDNDGDLDVYVVQGGTLGDGEALLAPPPDQPPGDRLFRNDLDTGPGGDGRLAFTDVTGEAGIASRGYGMGVAAGDYDNDGWIDIYTTRFGPNQMFRNRGDGTFIDATAETGTGDAGLSVPATFFDYDRDGRLDLFVGNYLNYSIETHWQCYAQSGPADYCPPEVSPPQPDRLYRNRGDGTFADVTFEAGMGREYGPGLGASAADFDDDGWLDLFVANDQQDNQLWINQGDGTFRNRALLWGTAFGATGVAKADMGVDAGDFDNDGDEDLFITELTGQGSTLYVNDGGMFRDESAGRGIRAASLPYTGFGAGWLDVDNDGWLDVIAVNGTVTLDLEAYGPDNPFALQQRNQVFRNRGGERFEDVTARAGAAFALSEVSRGAAFGDVDNDGDTDVLIANGAGPVRLLVNEVGHRRRWIGLRLVGRETQRDMLGARVEVVMPDGATRWRRARADGSYASANDPRVIVGLGERAGSPSVRVIWPSGGVEEWDGLPSGRYTTLTEGEGRQP
- a CDS encoding tetratricopeptide repeat protein; translation: MIAAISIALAAAALAGCAASDEPASVAGETPPPPVVLPRLAGLEPAVQDQVRGRQAAVLALEGDGAASPVALAEAYGEFGLVLQAVGFYEAAENAYLHAQAGAPDAVRWPYYLAHLYQLTGQRGRALERFRHVAALDPSNLPALVWLGEMYLDQGEPAAAEGVYDRALALQPASPAVLAGIGRAALAGGDAARAVTYLERALAVDPAATSLHYSLGMAYRDLGRLELAEQYLRQRGGGAPALPDPLLQQSTGLLDSPLAHERRGSRALSAGRHAEAAEAFRDGLALTPDDPTLRHRLGVALSMAGDIRGAAAQFEAALAVAPDLADAHFSLGELLARDGRYGEAIARYEAAIERRPGYVDARMALADTLSLAGRLGDATEEFARVVEADPASDQAWMGRGVALVQLGRHREARDWLERAQLVHPGHALLTNLLLRVLAAAPDARVRDGERALALMDERLRGDTSIETYETRAMVYAELGRYDEAATWQRRAIAAAQQAGQAPRARGLAANLARYEQGRPSRSPL